ACTCTGGCTTTAGAGAAGACTAGACGACAGTTGCAAGCTTTTAGCTGTGCTTCCAATTTATCAAGATTCAAGACTTCTTTCCTGTGAGACACCCAAGAGAAGAGGCTTTTATATCCACGACCATTCATATGTCACTAAGAGCTAAGGAGCTACCTCTTCTCCAGCCAACACCATAATAACTGAAGAGGCAACTGAGGAGATCAAGGGCTTTGCAAACATAGAGACCACCACAGAACTGAACTCACCTTTCTGAGGTATGACAGAGTACAATAGTATGGTACAAGTGCAAGAAGGTTAAGGCAGTAGTAGCTTTAAATTCAAAGTGCAACTTTTCTGAAATGATCTCTTCCATCCGTTTCAGGTCAGACACAGTGCATTTGCATTGGCTAATCCGGATGATCTCCTGAGCAGACGGAATATTGCATTCTTCCTCCACTACTCGCGCGGCCAGCTGGAAACAACAAACTCCAATGCAAGACAAATGCTTCGGTTTCacctaaaaataaaaggaagcacTGTGAATACTTCCCCCCGCCACAAACACTACACTTatcaaacacaacacaaacagcTCGCCCAGCCTAGGTGAGTAGTGCTGAATATTCACAGTTCAATAGAAAGAGAGATTTGCTTATCTCAACTCGACTTGCCACCAACCAGCTCGCACACCTCACCTAGTTTCATCACTGGAGTTGGAGCGCAGCAGCTGGCAGAGCCAATAACGCAAGATCAATCTGCCATAGCTGAGTCAGAGGAAGCCACGTCCAACAGCTGAGCACCCTCTGTTAAACACTCCACACCACCGCAGCAGGAGACATGACAGTGGGGCTGCAATACCCCACTTCCCCAAGCGGCTGTGCTAACTTACCTCCATTTAAAGCCCACACAAATCCGGCCTGAACCTGTTCTAGGCAGTCCAGTCCCTCCACAACTTGTTCCTACCTCTGCTGTTCTCGTAGCATTCTGTGCAGAGTCAAGGACAGACAACTACTTCGGACATTAGATTTTTCTGTCAACTTATTAACGGGGTTTAGGCTGAACTTGTCTGCCATAAAGCAGCacagacacaaaaataaaaacatccaGGACATGACCACTTGCATCAGTTCCAGCACTACGCTAAGCTTTAGGACAACACCTAGAAATAACCTGTAgcactaattattttttttccattcttaatTAATCCTTGCTTAGTCTTCCACATCTACCTGGTGAAGGCTACAGAATTGCTAAAGCAAATAAACCATGCTGCTACTTACCTTTAGAGGTAAGGAGAGGCCACAGTATAAAACAGTTAATAATTCACATGAATATAATCTTATCTTTCATGCAAAAATTGTACTCAGGTTTACAAAGGAGGAGTTCAGAAGTGTTGCTAGCACAGAATCAGTAAACAGCCAGAGCTTCCTCCCAGATCACCACCTTTCCTTTCTCGTCAGACAGAAAGTTCACAGGAATCTTGCATATTCCCAGTTGACACTATAGCAGGTCCTCGCCCCCCAAAATACCTTCATAAGAGCCAGGAATCTGTCCAGAATGTTGACTGCCAAAACAAACGTTTCAGTTGAAAACCCAAAAAAGTTGGTCAGACTCCAAAGATCTTCCACCTTCGCATTCCTTTGTCTCGGACACAGAGTGTTCTCATTCTACGGTAAGAAAAGCAAAGTCAGAGTTTCCCAGTGGCAGCAGTGACAGCTGTGACCACCCACTCCCTAAGCGATATTTTACTTATGTCAAAGGGAAgctattttttccttaaatatttcctttctcttacctgaaaaaaaaaaaaaatcgatagttgagactgaaaacacagcCAAGATCCATGGATCACAGCCAGGTCCCCAGTCCCACTGGTGTAATACCTGGCACAACCACATTTCTAAGTATGCACTTGTTATTTCGAGACAATAGATGCACCAAGTGCATCCGTAGACATTGACTCCTGCCCTTATGGAAACAGATGGCCAAGCACGGCTTATTCGCCCCTTGGGTCTGAAGAGTTACTCGATGATAAGTTCTGCTTTCAAAACAGGCAAGCAGGCTGATTTCAGAGACTTTTTGTCTAACGTTAAGGCCCTATCAGAAAAAACCTCCCAAGCCTGTCCAAACTTATAAGGAGCTCTGGTCCTAAAAGTGGGAATTTTTAtacccacattattttttttgctcTTAAGCATTGAGGGTTTCCAGGTTcatctccctcagcttttccatgTTTAAAACACCTATCTGGCACATCCCAGCTTTGTGTGCTGACACCACGCAGTGGCACAAAGCTCCCCAgaggaaaataagaaataaactgGTTTTGGTTTGATGCACGCTTAAAGGTGAAACCACAGTTTAAACATCTAGGTGTTTTACTCGCCCTGTAGGTCATAGTGCTTCGTAGTGTATGTTAATAACTACAAATTAAGACAACAGCTACGAATTAGGAGTTAAAACGGAGGACGAGTGGCGtttacagagaaaataattaaCTTCTCCAAGTTAATGAAGGCCTCCCTAGTAGCtagttttttttaaaacattatttattgCCTTGAGGAATTTCCGTCCCCTCGCCATCCCCCTCACCTCGGCGGCGCGTTCGATGAGGCTGAGCCCCTTCTCCCGGGGCTGGAACCGCccctccagctccaggtgcaggtTCAGCTGCTTGAACAGCCACAGCGCCTCGCTGCTCATCTTCTCCCGGGCCTCCGGATCCGTCACCTTCGGGACAAAAGACACGGCGTCACCGGCTGGCAGCTCCCGGGCCggtgggaggggggggaaggccTCAACCCCCGCCGCACCGGGGACTCGAACACGGGGTTCCCCCGCTGCCAGCGCTGCCCCCACACTCCCCCAGCGCGGCCCTCACCgctcggggcggggggaggcgAGCCCGGCTCCCGTCACCGCACGGACGCGGGTCGGCTCCGCCGCTGCGCCCGCATCCAGGCAGGCCCGCCCGCGGACCGGCCCCGCTCGCCTCCCCCGGCGAGtcacagcagcatccccagcccgcagccgccgccgccccggccccgcatCAAAATGGAGGCGGCACGGCTCCGCCCCCTTGTTTTTGTTCTGGCGGCTCGCAGATGGCCCCGCGCGGAGCGCTCCGCTGCGAGGCCCGGCCGGTGAAGCGCCGCGGGGAAGTAAAATAGTCCGCTTGGAATCACGCACCCTAGAGGCGCTGTGAGAGGCCGCAGCAGCCAGGGCACGGCGCCAGTCTCTGGCGACACTTCGGCTCGGCGAGGAGCGCGGAGAGACGGCGCCCCCCCGGAGAGAACGCTAGGCCCGGgcggaggaaaacaaaacagagcctCATCACTCCTTTTAAAGGGACGCGAAAGCCGCGCCTTTGTGGCCGCGGACCCGTTTTAAAAAGTCCGCCCAATCCTTCCCCCGTCCTGATTGGTCCGCGCTCTCCCGCCGCTGATTGGTCAATACGAGCTGCTAGCCCCGCCCCCGAGGGGGTGTGTTGTTTACCGGCGGCGATTGGCCGTCGATCGAGGGCGGGTCTCTCCGGATTGGCCGGACGAATTCTACCTCTGCCCCGCCCACAGCTCCGGGCCTTAGCAACCGCGGCGGCCCGCGCGCGGAACCTCACCCTGAGGGGGCGAGTCTGGGGCGCCAACGGCCGGAGCGCAACCGGGCCCGCCGGGAAACACCTCCGGCCCGCACGTCTCTTGCGCTAAATTACGGATAAAAACACGGCCCCTGCCCTGCCGCCCCGAGCGGGGCGGCCTGAGGGAGCTcccgggtgtgtgtgtgtgtgtcccgtgTCCTACTTCAAAGCAAGCGTCAGATTCATTTACAGTCTGGTGTTTCTGAGATTTTTGGGCGTGCACATCCAAGCTTCTCTTTTTAATCGCAGACCATTTGTGTGTAGTGTTGGTCCAAGCTCTGATGCTTTGAGACCGCTCATACAAGAACAGCTGGCCTATGGGACCCCCAGCAGATCGCTGCATCAAAGGGCTGCAGCTTAACAGAGCCCTCGTGGGAAGATCAAACAGGATTTCGCAAAAAGAAATCATCATCTGGAGGATTTGCGGGACTGTTTCAACGCGTTCCACGCCCTGGCAAACACAAAGGAACAAATGTCATAGGACAAAACCAATGAAACCACAGAGACTCGCGATGTGTACACACTGGAGACAAATGTCTGCGGTGGCCGCTCGAGCAGATTAGCGTCCAGCTTGATCTACTGAGCTTCTGCCGcttcaacaaacaaaaaatgtttattaCATGTCGCAGTCTGGAAAAATGAGCCGCCTTCTCTACAAAACGGTCAGCGATGTTGCTATGCCAATCTATTTCCAGGCGCAGTTCCTGTCTGCTATGCCAGCAACGACGGCCAGCAATTTCTTCAAGTTTATTTTGATGACAAGCACTCTTAAGATTCCCACAAACATGCACAACTTCTCCTTGGGATATTCCTGACACAGGCCAGCGCTCTTACAGGTACCATCAGATACACCTGAGCACACCTAAACACAGCATCCCTCCACGGGACATAAACCAGCACGGAAACTCA
This genomic stretch from Patagioenas fasciata isolate bPatFas1 chromosome 4, bPatFas1.hap1, whole genome shotgun sequence harbors:
- the CCNG2 gene encoding cyclin-G2, encoding MSSEALWLFKQLNLHLELEGRFQPREKGLSLIERAAENENTLCPRQRNAKVEDLWSLTNFFGFSTETFVLAVNILDRFLALMKVKPKHLSCIGVCCFQLAARVVEEECNIPSAQEIIRISQCKCTVSDLKRMEEIISEKLHFEFKATTALTFLHLYHTIVLCHTSERKEVLNLDKLEAQLKACNCRLVFSKARPSVLALCLLTLEVETLKSVELFEILLRVQKHSKISDSDLLYWRELVSKCLADYSSPECCKPDHTKLVWIVSRRTAQNLQNSYYSVPELPTIPEGGCFNESESEDSCEDMSSTEDSLSSSPPSDLEGTFFFELEPKTKWQTLNCHS